Proteins from one Mus caroli chromosome 3, CAROLI_EIJ_v1.1, whole genome shotgun sequence genomic window:
- the Tifa gene encoding TRAF-interacting protein with FHA domain-containing protein A, which yields MSTFEDADTEETVTCLQMTIYHPGQQSGIFKSIRFCSKEKFPSIEVVKFGRNSNMCQYTFQDKQVSRVQFVLQPFKQFNSSVLSFEIKNMSKKTSLMVDNQELGYLNKMDLPYKCMLRFGEYQFLLQKEDGESVESFETQFIMSSRPLLQENNWPTQSPIPEDGVYSSYFTHRSSPSEMDENEL from the coding sequence ATGTCCACCTTTGAAGACGCTGATACAGAGGAGACGGTCACTTGTCTCCAGATGACCATTTACCATCCTGGCCAGCAAAGTGGGATATTTAAATCAATAAGGTTTTGcagcaaagagaagtttccttccATTGAAGTGGTGAAATTTGGACGGAATTCCAACATGTGCCAGTATACGTTTCAGGACAAACAGGTGTCCCGAGTTCAGTTTGTTTTACAGCCGTTTAAACAGTTCAACAGCTCCGTTCTCTCGtttgaaattaaaaacatgaGCAAGAAGACCAGTTTGATGGTAGATAACCAGGAGCTCGGCTACCTCAATAAAATGGACCTGCCTTACAAGTGTATGCTCAGGTTCGGAGAATATCAGTTCCTGTTGCAGAAGGAAGACGGAGAGTCGGTGGAATCTTTTGAGACTCAATTTATCATGTCTTCAAGACCTCTCTTGCAAGAAAACAACTGGCCAACACAGAGTCCCATACCAGAGGATGGGGTGTATTCTTCATACTTCACCCACAGAAGTTCTCCTTCAGAAATGGATGAAAACGAACTGTGA